One Bacillus solimangrovi genomic window carries:
- a CDS encoding FecCD family ABC transporter permease: MQSSSIRTFINNHPSIAYTVSSTLLLITIVHAITSGTLPLTYSQVIEVIYYSVIGRVEEIDPVHENIIMLIRLPRVLLALFVGGSLAIAGASFQGLLQNPLADPYTLGISSGASLGAVIVMFFGISIPLVKGFTLPIVSIMFGFITLVLVLGFTRLIDKKLSIETIILSGIIFSAFIGSFISLIIALTGEELRQIITWLLGSVSMRGWAYVQMITPFTIIGVLILQFNAKELNAMAFGEDAARHIGVDVERRKFAVLCGASLLAGSAVAVSGTIGFVGLVIPHITRILWGVNHRHLLPLSFLNGSTFLILADTVARTIISPSELPIGVITALIGAPVFAILFYMTRRTRAF; encoded by the coding sequence TTGCAAAGCTCGTCTATCCGAACATTTATCAATAATCATCCGAGTATAGCATATACCGTTTCGAGTACATTACTATTGATTACGATTGTTCATGCCATTACATCTGGTACACTTCCTCTTACATATTCACAAGTAATAGAAGTTATTTATTACTCTGTAATAGGCAGAGTAGAAGAAATAGACCCAGTGCATGAGAATATCATTATGCTCATTCGATTACCGCGTGTTTTATTAGCTCTATTTGTCGGAGGATCACTAGCTATAGCTGGTGCTTCCTTCCAAGGGTTATTACAAAATCCACTTGCTGATCCCTATACATTAGGAATTTCATCAGGTGCATCACTAGGTGCAGTTATTGTCATGTTCTTTGGTATATCGATCCCACTTGTTAAGGGTTTTACATTGCCGATTGTTAGCATTATGTTTGGATTTATCACACTCGTTTTAGTTTTGGGTTTTACGCGATTAATTGACAAGAAACTTTCAATTGAAACGATTATCTTATCAGGCATTATTTTTAGTGCATTTATTGGTTCTTTTATTTCTTTAATTATTGCCTTAACTGGAGAAGAGTTAAGACAAATCATTACATGGTTATTAGGAAGCGTGTCTATGCGTGGTTGGGCATACGTACAAATGATTACGCCATTCACAATAATCGGTGTTCTCATCCTTCAGTTTAATGCAAAAGAACTGAATGCGATGGCATTTGGTGAAGACGCAGCGCGACATATTGGCGTAGATGTGGAAAGAAGAAAGTTTGCAGTTCTATGCGGTGCATCTCTACTTGCAGGATCAGCAGTAGCAGTTTCAGGAACGATAGGTTTTGTTGGCTTAGTGATCCCTCATATTACTCGAATACTCTGGGGTGTGAATCATAGGCATCTCTTGCCTCTGTCTTTCTTAAATGGTAGTACATTTTTAATTTTAGCTGATACTGTAGCCAGGACGATTATTTCTCCATCAGAATTGCCTATTGGAGTGATCACAGCTTTAATCGGAGCCCCTGTCTTTGCGATACTGTTCTATATGACTAGGAGAACAAGAGCTTTTTAG
- a CDS encoding ABC transporter substrate-binding protein: MKKGLQLLVVISVFLIFALTGCGAQSNDQVKEQQTTDETVITKSDFPVTVVDATGEELTIESSPERIVSLIPSNTEISFAIGAGEQIVGVTDWDNYPEEVTEIAKVGGLEVNSESILALQPDLVLAHTSSTGSSEQALDQLKQAGITVVVIPSATSISDVYDSIDLIGKVTGHAQSSAKIIDQMKERVEKVAEKAELISEAEKKTVWVEVQPEPEIYTTGKGTFMHEILELIGAKNAAADGEGWLKYTEEDAVLLNPDVIVVTYGYYVDKPIEKVLGRLAWQDVNAVTNKKVFAVDSDKFTRAGPRLVEGVEELAKLVYPNIYQ; encoded by the coding sequence ATGAAAAAAGGTTTGCAACTACTTGTAGTAATTAGTGTATTTTTAATTTTCGCACTCACTGGTTGTGGTGCACAATCGAATGATCAAGTGAAAGAACAACAAACAACGGACGAAACAGTTATTACGAAATCTGATTTTCCAGTGACTGTCGTAGATGCTACTGGAGAAGAATTAACGATAGAATCTTCACCTGAACGCATAGTGTCACTTATTCCAAGTAATACAGAGATTTCTTTTGCAATTGGTGCAGGTGAACAAATTGTAGGAGTTACAGACTGGGATAACTATCCTGAAGAAGTAACTGAGATAGCAAAAGTTGGAGGATTAGAAGTTAATAGCGAAAGCATACTGGCATTACAACCTGACCTCGTGTTAGCTCACACTTCAAGTACAGGTAGTTCAGAACAAGCGCTCGACCAACTTAAGCAAGCAGGTATAACGGTTGTTGTCATTCCGTCTGCAACATCTATTTCTGACGTATATGATTCAATAGACTTAATTGGAAAAGTTACTGGTCATGCACAATCTTCAGCAAAGATTATAGATCAGATGAAAGAACGTGTTGAAAAGGTTGCTGAAAAAGCAGAATTGATTTCGGAAGCTGAGAAGAAGACAGTGTGGGTTGAAGTTCAACCTGAACCAGAAATTTATACGACTGGTAAAGGAACATTTATGCATGAGATTCTTGAGTTAATCGGTGCAAAAAATGCTGCAGCAGATGGAGAAGGTTGGTTGAAGTATACAGAAGAAGATGCGGTGTTATTAAATCCTGATGTTATTGTCGTTACATACGGTTATTATGTTGATAAACCAATTGAGAAAGTATTGGGTCGACTTGCTTGGCAAGATGTTAATGCAGTGACAAATAAGAAAGTGTTTGCAGTAGATTCTGATAAATTTACCCGCGCAGGTCCGAGGTTAGTAGAGGGAGTCGAGGAACTTGCAAAGCTCGTCTATCCGAACATTTATCAATAA
- a CDS encoding adenosylcobinamide amidohydrolase: MLKVKNASGGYGKKKVVSNISFSVKQGEVFGIIGPNGSGKSTLLQMINGKLPLMKGEILLNEQHISMYTAKEQAKLVAVLSQENDVAFAYTVRETVKLGRYSHQSGLFPRWSYDDEQAVIEALEKTQLTHLQDKSIQLLSGGERQRVYLARALAQKPKLLLLDEPTNHLDIAHQMRLLDTLKDWAKQYKFTVISIFHDLNLASLYCDRLLMLEAGKMVELQPSELALTEEKVQRIYETDVSRVDHPTKPAPFIAFEPKSFEIDRVVSLDDLTVMANHERITITSSKPIKTLSSALIGSGFQWSRQFVNRHVHKDYNESDPLAEMTEYLSNNGIQPQQTIAMMTAARLEDASYKRIDTDEFSLFIVVTAGTGNAVDVSKAYMHKQFSNVPGTINSWIFINACLTEAAFVQAMMTATEAKVKALQSEQIIDSETDTIATGTSTDSVLVGATQTGSTIEYAGTITNLGKAIGKLMYEAVSESVERYKQRVKVHD; encoded by the coding sequence ATGTTGAAGGTGAAAAATGCTTCTGGTGGTTATGGCAAGAAAAAAGTTGTATCAAATATTTCCTTTTCAGTTAAGCAGGGAGAGGTTTTCGGAATTATCGGTCCAAATGGTAGCGGTAAGTCGACGTTATTACAAATGATAAATGGAAAGCTTCCATTAATGAAAGGTGAAATACTATTAAACGAACAGCACATTTCAATGTATACAGCTAAAGAGCAAGCAAAACTTGTTGCAGTATTATCTCAAGAGAATGATGTTGCATTTGCATATACCGTTAGAGAGACGGTTAAACTTGGTCGATATTCCCATCAAAGTGGCTTATTTCCACGCTGGAGTTATGATGATGAACAGGCTGTCATTGAAGCACTTGAAAAAACACAATTGACACACCTTCAAGATAAGTCGATTCAGTTATTAAGTGGAGGGGAGAGGCAAAGAGTCTACTTAGCACGTGCTCTTGCGCAAAAACCTAAACTATTATTACTGGATGAACCAACGAATCATTTAGATATCGCTCATCAGATGCGTTTATTGGATACGTTAAAAGACTGGGCAAAGCAGTATAAATTTACCGTCATTTCAATCTTTCATGATTTGAACTTAGCGAGTTTGTATTGTGATCGATTACTAATGCTTGAAGCTGGAAAAATGGTAGAATTGCAACCTTCGGAACTTGCTTTAACTGAAGAGAAAGTACAACGCATCTATGAAACAGATGTGAGCAGAGTCGACCATCCGACAAAGCCTGCTCCCTTTATTGCATTTGAACCGAAGTCATTCGAAATTGATAGAGTTGTATCTTTAGATGATCTGACCGTGATGGCTAATCATGAGAGAATTACGATAACGTCATCTAAACCGATTAAAACATTATCATCAGCATTAATTGGCTCTGGATTCCAATGGTCACGTCAGTTCGTTAATCGACATGTTCATAAAGATTATAATGAATCTGATCCTTTAGCAGAGATGACCGAATATTTAAGTAATAATGGTATTCAGCCACAGCAGACAATTGCTATGATGACGGCAGCAAGACTAGAAGATGCATCATATAAACGGATAGATACGGATGAGTTTTCTTTGTTTATAGTAGTGACAGCTGGAACAGGAAATGCAGTTGATGTATCAAAAGCTTATATGCATAAGCAATTTTCTAACGTGCCAGGTACAATTAATAGCTGGATCTTCATAAATGCGTGCTTAACGGAGGCAGCTTTCGTACAAGCAATGATGACTGCGACTGAAGCAAAGGTTAAAGCACTTCAATCTGAGCAGATTATCGATAGTGAGACAGACACGATTGCGACTGGTACATCCACAGATAGTGTGCTAGTAGGTGCAACGCAAACTGGTAGCACTATAGAATATGCTGGGACAATCACGAATTTAGGGAAGGCAATTGGAAAGCTTATGTATGAAGCTGTTTCTGAGTCGGTTGAACGTTACAAGCAAAGGGTGAAGGTGCATGATTAA
- the cobS gene encoding adenosylcobinamide-GDP ribazoletransferase: MMRYVIDGFLLAFQFFTLIPINKNIEWEQRRARYAIIFLPFIGLIMGSTLAGISNVMHMFSLSNLAISVCILFFTVVVSGGLHLDGWMDCSDAYFSYRDKERRLDIMSDPHVGAFGVISLFFLLLFRWLFLYESVAMNFITTSLMLIVIPVLSRFGMVYLLTFTRTAKQSGLAFHFQKQLMQRDFFLAGILTIVPLLLIAWMFDSFIVLLVLFIIIIGFSIIFHFFVKHAFGGVTGDTLGACIEGGETVLWMIVWCLLSYATV; encoded by the coding sequence ATGATGCGATATGTAATTGACGGTTTTTTATTGGCATTTCAGTTTTTTACACTAATTCCAATTAATAAGAATATTGAATGGGAGCAAAGGCGTGCACGCTATGCCATTATATTTTTACCATTTATAGGTTTGATAATGGGGAGCACTTTAGCTGGTATTTCTAATGTGATGCATATGTTCTCACTTTCGAACTTAGCCATTTCAGTATGTATATTATTTTTTACTGTAGTTGTCTCAGGAGGATTACATCTGGACGGTTGGATGGATTGCTCAGACGCCTACTTTTCTTATCGAGATAAGGAGCGTAGGCTCGACATTATGAGTGATCCGCATGTTGGAGCATTTGGTGTAATATCACTATTCTTTCTACTTTTATTTCGCTGGTTATTTCTATATGAGTCGGTGGCAATGAACTTTATAACAACGAGTCTAATGTTAATTGTAATTCCAGTATTGTCGAGGTTCGGTATGGTCTATTTACTCACGTTTACCCGTACTGCTAAGCAAAGTGGACTTGCCTTCCACTTTCAAAAACAGTTGATGCAAAGGGATTTCTTCTTAGCAGGTATACTAACGATTGTGCCATTACTTCTAATTGCATGGATGTTTGACAGTTTTATCGTTTTATTAGTGCTGTTCATAATAATTATTGGATTTTCTATCATTTTTCATTTCTTTGTAAAACATGCTTTTGGTGGTGTAACTGGTGATACACTTGGTGCATGTATTGAAGGAGGTGAGACGGTTTTATGGATGATCGTTTGGTGCTTACTCTCCTACGCCACGGTGTAA
- the cobD gene encoding threonine-phosphate decarboxylase CobD has translation MNSSLPKHGANIIGLYEALGQPLHPNPIDFSVNTNPYGMPASIEKSIKDGAKLIGQYPEMESYTLRERIAYKEGLHSKQVLVGNGAAECIFLLARFFMKKTVGIIEPTFTEYALASTANQSPIKRFILNNNWQLEVDKLDNFIEGVDVLYCCHPNNPTGVAYGNETIEDLAERCNRASTTLIIDEAFYDFSVEEVSATKLLTTYPNVIIVRSFTKMYHIPGIRLGYVLARPAIIEALFRYQPPWSVNTLAQEIGLQCVADSFFEEETKHKIANERARVFMELEKLGMDYSNSAVNFYLLIGKTKAEIDHLIIYLLQNGIVPRHTYHFPGIEGIAIRLAIKDRHENDQLLHVLQRWRADC, from the coding sequence ATGAACAGCTCATTACCTAAACACGGTGCGAATATCATTGGGTTATATGAAGCACTCGGACAGCCGCTTCACCCAAATCCAATTGATTTTAGCGTCAATACGAACCCATATGGTATGCCAGCATCAATTGAGAAAAGTATCAAGGATGGAGCTAAGTTAATTGGGCAGTATCCTGAGATGGAATCCTACACATTACGGGAACGAATAGCATACAAAGAAGGTCTTCATTCTAAACAAGTACTTGTAGGAAATGGAGCAGCTGAATGCATTTTTTTACTAGCTCGTTTTTTTATGAAGAAAACAGTAGGCATAATTGAGCCAACCTTTACAGAGTATGCGCTAGCCTCTACGGCAAATCAATCACCGATAAAACGTTTTATCTTAAACAACAATTGGCAATTAGAAGTTGATAAGTTAGACAATTTTATAGAAGGAGTTGATGTTCTTTACTGTTGCCATCCTAACAACCCTACAGGAGTAGCGTATGGAAATGAAACGATTGAAGATTTAGCTGAACGATGTAATCGAGCGAGTACAACACTCATAATTGATGAGGCATTCTATGATTTTTCCGTAGAAGAAGTATCTGCAACAAAGTTGCTAACTACATATCCGAATGTCATCATCGTTCGTTCATTTACGAAGATGTATCATATCCCTGGTATCCGTCTCGGTTATGTGCTTGCACGACCAGCGATTATTGAAGCATTATTTCGTTACCAACCACCTTGGAGTGTGAATACACTTGCTCAAGAGATTGGACTACAATGTGTAGCAGATTCGTTCTTTGAAGAGGAAACGAAACACAAAATTGCAAACGAAAGAGCAAGAGTTTTTATGGAGTTAGAGAAGTTAGGCATGGATTATTCAAACTCAGCGGTAAATTTTTATTTGTTGATAGGTAAAACAAAAGCAGAAATTGATCATCTTATTATATATTTATTGCAAAATGGGATTGTACCTCGACATACATATCATTTTCCAGGAATAGAAGGAATAGCTATTCGTTTAGCTATAAAAGATCGGCATGAAAATGATCAATTACTACACGTATTACAAAGGTGGAGAGCAGATTGTTAA
- the cbiB gene encoding adenosylcobinamide-phosphate synthase CbiB, translating into MINHLISICFALVLDRLFGDPEHLPHPVRYMGTLISKLDKSLNIGKYRKVKGIVTVLIVSIVCFGFAYCIVQLSVLIHPSVAILVEGFLIYTTIAMNDLERAARRVETPLMNGDMLEARDKLGWIVGRDTTHLNESEIVRGTVETVSENTSDGITASLFYAAIGGAPLAFLYRAVNTCDAMLGYKNEKYYHFGWAAARFDDLLNFIPSRMTGLLMIIVNASGYQLKTTSLLKQLSKHAKNHPSPNSGWCEAATALLLRVQLGGQNTYHGQVSNRPLIGVDEVQLQTKHINETIQIMKRTTYYFFILLAMGVILYEQLIT; encoded by the coding sequence ATGATTAATCATTTGATTTCAATATGCTTTGCTCTAGTTCTAGACCGATTGTTTGGAGATCCAGAGCATTTACCACATCCAGTTCGATATATGGGTACACTTATTTCAAAGTTAGATAAAAGTTTGAATATAGGAAAGTATCGAAAAGTAAAAGGAATTGTGACGGTTTTAATTGTTAGTATCGTTTGTTTTGGCTTTGCCTATTGTATCGTTCAACTGTCTGTTCTAATTCATCCGTCTGTCGCGATTTTAGTTGAAGGTTTTCTAATTTATACAACAATTGCAATGAATGATCTTGAGCGGGCAGCACGGCGTGTTGAAACACCACTAATGAATGGAGATATGTTAGAAGCAAGGGATAAGTTGGGATGGATTGTCGGACGAGATACAACTCATTTAAATGAGTCAGAGATCGTGCGTGGGACAGTAGAGACGGTTTCAGAAAATACAAGTGATGGTATAACAGCTTCTTTATTCTATGCTGCTATTGGTGGAGCTCCATTAGCTTTTTTGTATAGAGCTGTTAATACGTGTGATGCTATGCTAGGTTACAAGAATGAGAAATATTATCATTTTGGATGGGCTGCTGCTCGTTTTGATGACCTTTTAAATTTCATTCCAAGTAGGATGACAGGCTTACTGATGATTATAGTGAATGCCTCAGGATATCAACTTAAAACTACTAGTTTATTGAAACAGTTATCTAAGCATGCGAAGAACCATCCTAGTCCGAATAGTGGTTGGTGTGAAGCGGCAACTGCATTATTATTACGCGTACAATTAGGTGGGCAAAACACATATCACGGTCAAGTGTCAAACAGACCGCTCATTGGTGTAGATGAAGTCCAATTACAAACAAAACATATAAATGAAACCATTCAAATTATGAAACGAACAACATATTATTTTTTCATTCTATTAGCAATGGGGGTCATTCTGTATGAACAGCTCATTACCTAA
- a CDS encoding bifunctional adenosylcobinamide kinase/adenosylcobinamide-phosphate guanylyltransferase, with amino-acid sequence MLTFVCGGVRSGKSSFAEQLIEEHSDQSQCHYIATSTITDSEMQNRIVRHKNDRVQSQINWQTWEQPKQLDLLTRHFSKDDVLLIDCLTVWLSNELFTSNIWKCEEKVATTVNKMLDVLKTLSERCKHVIIVSNDIFHSGFPDDFGSKVYVRSLGHLHQAIVRMSNLSYEVEFGSARLMKDAH; translated from the coding sequence TTGTTAACGTTTGTATGTGGCGGTGTACGAAGTGGAAAAAGTTCGTTTGCTGAACAACTTATTGAAGAACATTCTGATCAATCACAATGTCATTATATTGCAACAAGCACTATAACAGATTCAGAGATGCAAAATCGAATTGTTCGTCATAAAAATGATCGAGTTCAATCACAAATAAATTGGCAAACATGGGAACAACCAAAGCAGTTGGATTTGTTAACCCGTCATTTCTCTAAAGATGATGTGCTTTTAATAGATTGTTTAACAGTATGGTTAAGCAATGAACTATTTACTTCAAACATTTGGAAGTGTGAAGAGAAAGTGGCTACAACTGTGAATAAAATGTTAGATGTTCTAAAGACGCTAAGTGAACGTTGTAAACACGTTATTATCGTTTCAAATGATATTTTTCATAGTGGTTTTCCAGATGATTTTGGTAGTAAAGTGTATGTACGTTCATTAGGTCATTTACATCAAGCGATCGTAAGAATGTCAAATTTATCATATGAAGTTGAATTTGGTTCTGCACGATTGATGAAGGATGCACATTAA